TAGATGAAAACCGTATTGAGATAGAGGCTCCCGCCTTTCCATGGCAGCATGTGCGAAAGATGGGTGAAGACATTGTGGCAACAGAGCTTTTGTTCCCGCAAAATCATGCCATCACACCGTATTGCGTCGGAGCCCTTCTCTCCGGTGGAATATTTTCGGTTTCGGTTAGAAAAAAGCCGAAGGTATTGATTATTCCAACAGGTTCGGAACTCGTTGACTGGCGCACGACCTCACTTGAAAAGCTTGAGCCCGGCCAGATACTTGAAACAAATTCATTCATGCTTGGAAAGCTTGTTGAGTCATTCGGCGGCGTGTATGTGCGGCATGAAATGGTGATGGATGATCCAAAAAAAATAAAGGATGCTGTTTATAATGCCGCGCGCAGCGATTTTAATATGATACTTACCGTCGGAGGATCGTCGGCCGGGTCCGAGGATTATACAAAAGGGGTGATTATTGATCTGGGCGAAGTGCTGATCCACGGCGTAACCATAATGCCCGGCAAACCGGTTATTATCGGAGAAATAAATGACAAACCTGTCTTTGGTATTCCAGGGTATCCTGTGTCGGCAATAGTTGCGTTTGAGCAGTTTGTCGCTCCATTACTATGCATGATGCTTGGGCTGCCGGAAAAGGAAAGGCCTGTGGTTCAGGTGGAACCCACGAGAAAAATCGCGTCAAAGTTAGGGGTGGAAGAGTTTGTGCGGGTTAAATTAGGCAAGGTCGGCGACAGGATCGTTGCCACACAACTGCCCAGGGGCGCGGGTTGCATTACGACAATAACCGAGGCAGACGGAATCATAAGGATTCCAAACCATGTTGAAGGGCTGAAAGATCATGAACCGGTCATTGCCGAACTTCTTCGTCCGCTTTCTTCCATAAACAACACCATTGTTATAGTTGGAAGCCATGATAATACGCTTGACCTGCTGGCCGACCGGATAAAGGCCGGCCACGGCAATCTTACCATTTCGTCAAGCCATGTCGGAAGCATGG
Above is a window of Anaerolineae bacterium DNA encoding:
- a CDS encoding molybdopterin biosynthesis protein; the encoded protein is MTSKRNVYLKMKTLTEAREILFNRFPLTEALEGETIPVPDAVGRVLSGPVTARLSSPNFHAAAMDGIAVKAESTFGASETKPKELAIGKDAFYINTGHVIPEGLNAVIMIEHINIIDENRIEIEAPAFPWQHVRKMGEDIVATELLFPQNHAITPYCVGALLSGGIFSVSVRKKPKVLIIPTGSELVDWRTTSLEKLEPGQILETNSFMLGKLVESFGGVYVRHEMVMDDPKKIKDAVYNAARSDFNMILTVGGSSAGSEDYTKGVIIDLGEVLIHGVTIMPGKPVIIGEINDKPVFGIPGYPVSAIVAFEQFVAPLLCMMLGLPEKERPVVQVEPTRKIASKLGVEEFVRVKLGKVGDRIVATQLPRGAGCITTITEADGIIRIPNHVEGLKDHEPVIAELLRPLSSINNTIVIVGSHDNTLDLLADRIKAGHGNLTISSSHVGSMGGLMAIKKGVCHVAGSHLLDEEDGSYNISYIKKYLPGINIKLINLVFRDQGLIVFPGNPKQIKGIEDLAREDITMMNRQAGSGTRILLDYSLKGLNINPGAIRGYENEEFTHMSVAVAVLSGTVDAGLGIYAAAKALNLDFIPVVTEEYDLVIPEEYFESKNIQILLETINSQEFKKAVKALGGYHTERTGEIII